A single region of the Brassica rapa cultivar Chiifu-401-42 chromosome A03, CAAS_Brap_v3.01, whole genome shotgun sequence genome encodes:
- the LOC103859190 gene encoding pentatricopeptide repeat-containing protein At3g06920 produces MRILLRPGTIFRNDTKPHRVFSLCNKNLSSFSDNGENREGNNNNRQLINSICNVLESGPWGPSSETALSSLNVSPQPELIISVLRRLKDVNIAINYFRWFETRTELPHCPESYNSLLSLMSRCGKFEPLEHILGEMSVAGFGPSVTTCIEMVTSCVKANKLKQGFDVLQMMRKFKFRPAFSAYTTLIGALSSASNDSDKMLTLFQQMQELGYEPTVHLFTTLIRGFAREGRVDSALSLLDEMKSSSLDADIVLYNVCIDCFGKAGKVDMAWKFFHEMEANGLHPDEVTYTSMIGVLCKANRLEEAVEIFEGLEKSRRVPCTYAYNTMIMGYGSAGKFEEAYSLLERQRAKGSIPSVIAYNCILTSLRRMGRVDEALRVFEEMKKDAPPNLSTYNILIDMLCRAGKLDSAFSMRDSMEKAGLFPNVRTVNIMVDRLCKANKLDEACGVFEEMDCKLCTPDEITFCSLIDGLGKVGRVDDAYRIYEKMLDAECRPNSVVYTSLIKSFFNHGRKEDGHKVYKEMMSQRCSPDLQFLNTYMDCMFKAGEADKGRAMFEEIKARGFVPDARSYSILIHGLIKAGFANETHELFYLMKEQGCVLDTRAYNIVIDGFCKCGKVNKAYQLLEEMKVKGFEPTVVTYGSVIDGLAKIDRLDEAYMLFEEAKAKGIELNVVIYSSLIDGFGKVGRIDEAYLILEELMQKGLTPNVYTWNSLLDALVKAEEINEALACFQSLKEMKCAPNQVTYGILINGLCKVRKFNKAFVFWQEMQKQGMKPNAVSYTTMISGLARAGNIAEAGSLFERFKGSGGVPDSACYNAMIEGLSSGNRAVEAYALFEETRRRGLSIHSKTCVVLLDALHKSDCLEQAAVVGAVLRETGKAKHAARCW; encoded by the exons ATGCGGATCCTGTTAAGACCAG GAACTATCTTCCGCAACGATACAAAACCTCACCGTGTCTTCTCCCTTTGTAATAAGAATCTATCATCTTTCTCTGATAACGGCGAAAATCGTGAGGGTAATAACAACAACAGACAGCTCATTAATTCGATTTGCAACGTTCTAGAGAGCGGTCCATGGGGACCTTCCTCCGAAACCGCTCTCTCCTCTCTCAACGTGTCTCCTCAACCAGAGCTGATCATCAGCGTCTTACGTCGTCTAAAAGACGTCAACATCGCAATTAATTACTTCCGTTGGTTCGAAACAAGAACCGAGCTCCCTCACTGTCCTGAATCCTACAACTCGCTGCTCTCTCTAATGTCACGCTGCGGAAAGTTCGAACCTTTGGAGCATATCCTCGGAGAAATGAGCGTTGCAGGGTTTGGTCCCTCTGTCACCACTTGCATCGAGATGGTTACAAGCTGTGTAAAGGCTAACAAGCTTAAACAAGGCTTTGACGTGTTGCAGATGATGAGGAAGTTCAAGTTCCGTCCCGCGTTCTCAGCTTACACAACACTGATCGGTGCTCTCTCGTCAGCGTCCAACGACTCCGACAAGATGCTGACTCTCTTCCAGCAGATGCAGGAGCTAGGATACGAGCCGACGGTTCATTTATTCACTACTTTGATCCGCGGCTTCGCTAGAGAAGGAAGAGTTGATTCTGCATTGTCTTTACTCGATGAGATGAAGAGCAGCTCTCTCGACGCTGACATTGTTCTTTACAACGTGTGTATAGACTGCTTCGGTAAAGCGGGTAAAGTCGACATGGCGTGGAAGTTTTTCCACGAGATGGAAGCTAACGGTTTGCACCCTGATGAAGTCACTTACACCAGCATGATTGGAGTTTTGTGTAAAGCCAATAGATTGGAAGAAGCTGTGGAGATCTTTGAGGGTTTGGAGAAGAGCAGACGCGTACCTTGCACTTACGCTTACAACACAATGATCATGGGTTACGGCTCGGCTGGAAAGTTTGAGGAAGCTTATAGTCTGTTAGAGAGACAAAGAGCCAAAGGCTCTATACCGAGTGTGATAGCTTACAACTGCATCCTCACATCCCTGAGAAGAATGGGGAGAGTTGACGAAGCGCTGAGAGTCTTTGAAGAGATGAAGAAAGACGCTCCCCCGAATCTTTCCACCTATAACATCCTCATCGACATGTTGTGTAGAGCTGGTAAGCTCGATTCCGCCTTTTCGATGCGTGATTCTATGGAGAAAGCTGGTTTGTTTCCTAATGTAAGGACCGTGAACATAATGGTTGATCGGTTATGTAAAGCAAACAAGCTTGATGAAGCTTGTGGTGTGTTCGAGGAGATGGATTGTAAACTTTGCACGCCGGATGAGATCACGTTCTGCTCGCTTATAGATGGGTTAGGGAAGGTTGGGAGAGTCGACGACGCTTATAGAATCTACGAGAAGATGCTGGACGCTGAGTGTAGGCCAAACTCTGTTGTCTACACGTCTCTTATAAAGAGCTTCTTTAACCATGGGAGGAAAGAAGATGGACACAAGGTATATAAAGAGATGATGAGTCAAAGATGTTCACCTGATCTGCAGTTTCTTAATACTTACATGGACTGTATGTTTAAAGCTGGTGAGGCTGATAAGGGAAGAGCGATGTTTGAGGAGATAAAAGCTCGTGGTTTTGTTCCGGATGCGAGAAGCTACTCGATCTTAATCCATGGGCTGATCAAAGCAGGGTTTGCTAATGAAACTCACGAGCTGTTTTATTTAATGAAGGAGCAAGGATGCGTGTTGGACACGCGTGCTTATAACATTGTTATTGATGGTTTCTGCAAGTGTGGGAAAGTTAACAAAGCTTATCAGCTGCTAGAGGAGATGAAAGTGAAAGGTTTTGAACCAACTGTTGTTACTTATGGTTCGGTTATCGATGGACTTGCGAAGATAGATAGGCTTGATGAAGCTTATATGCTCTTTGAGGAGGCGAAGGCGAAGGGGATAGAGCTGAACGTTGTGATCTACAGTAGTTTGATTGATGGGTTTGGGAAAGTGGGTAGGATTGATGAAGCTTACCTTATCTTAGAGGAGCTTATGCAGAAAGGGTTAACACCTAATGTTTATACATGGAACTCGTTGCTTGATGCGTTGGTGAAGGCTGAGGAGATCAACGAAGCCTTGGCTTGTTTCCAGTCTTTGAAAGAGATGAAATGCGCGCCGAACCAAGTTACTTACGGTATCTTGATCAACGGTCTATGCAAGGTGAGGAAGTTTAATAAGGCCTTTGTGTTTTGGCAAGAGATGCAGAAGCAAGGGATGAAGCCAAACGCTGTTTCGTACACTACAATGATCTCGGGGCTTGCGAGGGCTGGGAATATAGCGGAGGCCGGTTCGCTTTTCGAGCGGTTTAAGGGGAGCGGTGGTGTTCCTGACTCTGCTTGTTATAATGCTATGATTGAAGGTTTGAGTAGTGGGAACAGGGCGGTTGAGGCTTATGCGCTTTTTGAGGAGACGCGGAGGAGAGGGTTGAGTATTCATAGCAAGACGTGTGTTGTGCTTTTGGATGCTTTGCATAAGAGTGATTGTCTTGAGCAAGCGGCTGTTGTTGGTGCTGTTTTGAGGGAAACGGGGAAGGCTAAGCACGCTGCACGGTGTTGGTAG